tattggatttggatcgggcttgtcggactgatacccgatccgtttaaaaacgtcagtatcggagccgataccgatacaggcatcggatcggtgcatccctaattcaaAGTGACTTTGCCCAGCACGCGTGTGTATTAGTATGGCCACGCTTTGTGTTTTTCCCCTCTGGGCtcatgtcagtgtttagtttcagtttcatcagcgatctgcatcaaataaatgaggaaaaaagttctgtctctcctacaatgtgcattcatttatttctgttattatttagtGCGTGACCGAGCCCAATGCAAATATTCAGTGACAGCTGTTATGTTTCGCATTTTTCCTATGCTGACGCAGCGCTGCTTACATGTGGCTTGAACAGgcaaatgcatttacacttgaccgagtttTGTCTGGAATGCGTCTCAAATCACCTCCTGAAGCGGATTGAATGGATTGTGATCCGTCTCGAATGTGTttcggagggcatttacacctggttTTTTTCATGATCGGATCGCTATTCGATCAGCGAAAacgcatgaagtggccaagtgtgaacatggtgatcatgatttcaagctccattACACCTCCTAGGTAGTGTAatccagcttgaaatcatgatcgtgccaaaaAACGGCAGTTAAAaaggttacattttggtctgttctcacttaaaactgattagattgcttcaaaagacatggattaaatcactagagttgtatggattacttttatgctgcctttatgagctttttagagcttcaaagttttggtcattaattctcttgcattgtaaggacctgcagagctgagatattcctctaaaaatattaatttgtgttctgcggaataaagtaagtcatacacatctttgctggcataagggtgagtaaatgattagagaattgtcacttttgggtgaactaacccttagtatttatgaactggccccattcagttccattgtaagtgccttaactGTAAccagtttagtttatttttttgaaCGTTGAACGATCGCAATAATGtttttgataatcaacattatgccacaaattgagcttaatttgtattgaacattcctttaaaaatgtatggaaaagtcatgaaagttTCTAAAGTAAATTTAAatgtttctagttatgctcagctctaaaatatttcattggctagaaatctctgtctgtctttatccAGTATTCACAAATGTAAATGAATCGGTCAGAAGGTGTGAGAACCCAGTCACTAAGATTTATACGCAATTTTCGATAATGATCGTGGTTATTACTTTACTTTTTAGCTGCTGTACACAGGAGATTTCTCACGTCAAGAAGACAGACATCTTATGGCAGCTGAGATTCCCAGCGTCAAACCAGACATTCTCATTACAGTGAGTCAGAGCATTACAGTATATGCTGGATACATGGTTTCTTTTAAAGTTCATGTCTTTTAGATTTATCCCCATTTTTCTGTTCACGAAGGAGTCAACATACGGCACACACATCCAtgagaagagagaggagagagaggctCGTTTCTGTAACACAGTTCATGATATAGTGAACCGCGAGGGCCGCTGTCTGATCCCTGTCTTTGCTTTGGGTCGAGCCCAGGAACTGCTGCTCATTCTAGGTAAAGTCCTGCAGTTTAAGTCAAAGCACTTTAAAAACTACATTGTAGACAAAAGTGCTGTACATTAAGATGAAACAGAATAACACAATGTTATACACattggaataaaatgaaatatccaAACATGAAGTGACCACTACAGTTCAAAGGTCAAAGAGGACAGGTGAGCCTTGAGGTAGGTTCTGAAGTAATTTAGACTTTCACCAAGAACCATAGATTATCAGCAGATCACTCAGCCTTATGATGAAAACCAGTGAAGTTCTTCCTGTCATCTGTTACAGATGAATACTGGCAGAATCACCCTGAACTCCATGACATTCCTATTTATTATGCCTCCTCCCTGGCAAagaagtgcatggctgtgtaccAGACCTACGTGAACGCCATGAATGACAAAATTCGCAAGGCCATTAACATAAACAACCCCTTTGTCTTCAAGCATATCAGCAACCTCAAGGTGGGCATCTTTAAAGTCTGTGAATAGACAAGCAAAAATTAACTGATGTAGATGAGTTCAGTGAAATACTGAAGGACACTTTAGGACTGAGTCCTGTGACTATGTGGTCTTGAGTTCTACACCTCCAACAACGGACTAAAGTCCAAATGTACCCTGACAGGCTGTTCAAACCAAACACATTCTtgtgcttaaaaaacaaaaaaaaacaaactgcttCCAAATCCTCACACACGAATTTGACACATTTGGGGGGGATATtaatgcacaattaataaaaaaaaataaaacaatcatgaTATATCCTAGTGGGATTATTAAACCGCGAAagactgcaatcttagtctgcatgagctgcgtgttttaaatgaatgtgtgaagacgactgctcatacactggaaactccacagacattgagaatcatgcGCGCTGTGTTAAataagatgacagagcagagcattaatccactgtgaagcgtgcagcacatgcaagcTATATACTTGTATaaataaatcacagcatttgcgctttaacaatcacactgggccatgtaacGGACTGTTTATCTGGAGAAGCTAAGCTTCCATCAAAaacacacgtcaaaataaaagctcacgtcaaaataaaagctcacgtcaaaataaaaACTGGACTACTAAAATGTAAGAAATTGTGACAATTAtgttacaactgtatagtaaaatgtaatattctctgaatataaacagatttcagtagggtccTACTTAATAAACACTTACAATAAGCAATGCATATGTAATtgagaaacatgcatttcttttaatatagtatttacattgaaatttaactttaaataggctaaaggaggtcgttcaatagcacattaccatatttgcatatttttgctgtggtatcgaaattggtatcgagaaccgtgaaatttcacttgcatcggtactgactactgaaaaCTACGATACTTTTCATAACCCTGAATATAACGAATAGTATAGAATataatgcaggtgtcttgagactctttttgaaaatcttttaaacttgacacggcatctaaataACGTGGCAAtcctgcgcgagatgctgaaaaaacagtgagacttGATGGAACAATTTAAGACCTCCGTCTAAtgtcatgtttacatagaaaaacaattgaaaacagcgcagacaaaTGCAAAAACAGCGTGAATGGTCCCTAACTATAAATTTGTGCCCTCTCATCCAGAGCATGGACCATTTTGATGACATTGGTCCTAGTGTGGTGATGGCATCTCCAGGTATGATGCAGAGCGGTCTATCCAGAGAGCTGTTTGAAAGCTGGTGCACAGATAAGAGAAACGGTGTCATCATAGCAGGTTACTGCGTGGAAGGAACTCTTGCCAAGGTAAAGCTCCTCGTTTTCCAGTGTTAGTACCAGCCAAATCAGCAAGGTTTTTTAATAAATGgtgaatttaatataatttatcttATTAATGGCACATGGGCACAATTGACCTGTTCACACTGTCCTCTCTGTGCAGCATATCATGTCTGAACCAGAGGAGATCACCACAATGTCAGGACAGAAGCTTCCATTGAAGATGTCCGTGGACTACATCTCCTTCTCTGCTCACACAGACTACCAGCAGACCAGCGAGTTCATCCGAGCTCTGAAACCTCCTCATGTGGTACGTATTGCAAAGCAAACCTGTTTTTTCTCGCCATGATTTCTGTTACCTTATTCTGGTTTGAAACAGAACAGTATGAGATGGCCAAGGGAACAGTTTTGGTTCAGTTCAGGTGTTATTTTGATAAATGAACTGCTGATGTGATGTATTAATTTTAGATCCTAGTTCATGGAGAGCAGAATGAGATGGCTCGACTGAAAGCTGCCCTGATCAGAGAGTATGAAGACAATGATGAGGTTCACATTGAGGTGCACAACCCTCGTAACACTGAGGCCGTCACACTGAACTTCAGAGGAGAGAAACTGGCGAAGGTGAGACTGCAGCAATGGACAGTGTGTTCAATAAGTAGTTATTTAGAGTAATAGTAATCACAGTTACAGTTCTTATGCCAAGTAAAATGGCTCATTagctcaaaggaatagttcagccaaaaatgaaaattctctcatcatttagtcaccctcatgatatcccagatgtgtatgactttatttcttcagctgaacacaaagatttttagaagaataattcagctgtgtaggtccatacaatgcaagtgaatagtggccagaactttgaaggtctaaaaagcacaaaggcagcataaaagtaatccatatgattccagtggtttaatccatgtcttcagaagcgatatgataggtgtaagaaacagatcaatatttaagtgctttttttatttttttactataaatctccactttttaaTCATTCTTcatttttggcaattcgcattcttcgtgcatatcaccacctactggacagggaggagaattggcagtaaaaaggacttaaatattgatctgtttcttacacctatcatatcgcttctgaagacattaatttaacgactggagtcgtatggattacttttatgcagcctttatgtcgTTTTTGGAGCTTTTTGGTAAATTCCAAAAGCTTTGGAAATTttgagctgaaatactcttctaaagatctctgtttgtgttcagcagaaaaataaagccatacacatctgggatggcatgagggtgagtaaatgagagaattttcatttttcggtgaactgttcctttaactgtAGGCTGTTAACAGTTACAATTTAGCGGTGTAGCAACTTGGTGCTTTAAAAGAATTGTTCAGGTGTGTATCGGCTCTTATCTAAATTGAATCTAAAATCAGATTTTAGAttcagaactatctgttttataatttgaGTTGTTTGTGTGTGGTCTTAAGGTGATGGGCTCTCTTGCGGATAAGAAGTGTTCACAGGGCCAGAGGGTCTCCGGCATTCTGGTCAAAAAGAACTTCAATTATCACATCCTCTCTCCCTCTGACCTCTCCAGTGAGTTGGTGTTTGTTGGAAACAGCTATTATCCATTCATGTACTTTATATGTGGtgcttatgtatgtgtgtgtgtatgtggtaccTTGACCTGTGTCTTGTTTTTAATGGTTCAGATTACACTGATCTGGCTATGAGCACAGTGAAACAGACTCTAGCGATTCCCTTCACTGGTCCTTTTCCCCTGCTGTTAAGTCAGCTACGCCACTTGACAGGTATCCGTGTGCATCATGTGTGCTTTAATAGAAGCAAGGAAATCTAAACTTTCTTATGAGTTAACATggataatgtcacaaatttgcttaattgATTAGTGACTAAGAAATAGTGCAGAGTTTCATTCTATTTTATGTcagtgtttctttgtttttgttgttttttaaatcattaagCCCATTTTAATCCCAGATTtctaatgtggtctcagacaagttgaaccccactgtataacagtaaatattttgtgtgcgtatgtgtgttatAGGTGATGTGGAGGATATTGAAACGGCAGAGAAAAACACTCTAAGAGTGTTTAACAGCATCACATTGAATCATGATAGCAACATGGTTGTGTTGGAGGTGGGAGCTGCATGCCAGTGATTCATATAGCAGTGTTAATAGGGAAACAGAAGTGTGTTAAGTTGGTTGTGTGTCTTCCACCAGTGGGTTGCCAACCCATTGAATGACATGTATGCTGATGCAGTCACCACAGTGGTCTTGGAAGTGCAGTCAAATCCCAAAGCACAGAAAGGTAAGATTATAGTATACATTAATGTTTGCATCAACGATTAATcagaaaaatgtttaaatatttttttagcattcttttatatgggtttttcaataacCAATGCTGTATCTGGTAACAATTTTGGCCGATAGTCAATATACCACTGAttttatatactaatatatatatatatatatatacatatacacacacacacaccgatcagccacaatatcagcctaatattgtgtagatcacggttgatggcacgagggggacctacacaatattaggcaggtggttttaatgttgtggctgattgatgtgtgtgtgtatgtatgtatgtatgtgtgtatatatatatatatatatataatataatatacactggcggccaaaagtttggaataaaatacagattttgctcttatggaaagaaattggtacttttattcaccaaagtggcattcaactgatcacagtgtatagtcaggacattaataacgtaaaaaattactattacaatttgaaaaaaatattcagaacttctaaaactacttcagtgttctcatcaaaaaatcctccacatgcagcaatgacagctttgcagatccttggcattctagctgtcagtttgtccagatactcaggtgacatttcaccccacgcttcctgtagtacttaacgtagatgtggctgtcttgtcgggcacttctcacgcaccttacagtctagctgatcccacaaaagctcaatagggttaagatccataacactaggggcctgggtagctcagcggtaaaatacgctggctaccacccctggagttcgctagttcgaatcccagggcgtgctgagtgactccagccaggtctcctaagcaaccaaattggcccggttgctagggagggtagagtcacatggggtaacctcctcatggtcactataatgtggtttgttctcggtggggcgcatggtgaattgagcgcggatgccgcggtggatggcgtgaagcctccacacgcgctatgtctctgtggcaacgcgctcaacaagccacgtgataagatgcgtgggttgactgtctcagacgtggaggcaactgggattcgtcctccaccacccggactgaggcgaatcactatgcgaccaccaggacttagagtgcattgggaattgggcattccaaattgggagaaaaaggggaaaaaatccccccccccaaaaaaaaacaacaaaaaaaaagatccataacactcttttccaattatctgttgtccaatgtctgtgtttctttgcccactctaaccttttttcttgttgtttttctgtttcaaaagtgactttttctttgcaattcttctcataaggtctgcacccctgagtcttctctttactgttgtacatgaaactgagcaggtagaattcaaagaagctgtcagctgaagacatgtaaggcatctgtttctcaaactaaagactctgatgtttttccttttgtttagtcgtacatctggccttccacatctctttctgtccttgttagagacagttgtcgtttgtctttgaagactgtagtgtacacctttgcatgaaatcttcagtttttttggcaatttcaagcattgtatatccttcattcctcaaaacaatgattgactgatgagtttctagagaaagctgtttcattttttgccatttttgacctaatgttgaccttaagacatgccagtctattgcatactgtggcaactcaaaaacaaacacaaagacaatgttaaacttcatttaatgaaccaaatatctttcaactgtgtttgatataatggcaagtggttttctagaaccaaattagcaatttagcatgattactcaaggataaggtgttggagtgatggctgctggaaatggggcctgtctagatttcatcaaaattacttttgtcaaatagtgatggtgctgttttttacatcagtaatgtcctgactatactttgtgatcagttgaatgccactttggtgaatttaaggaccattttccttccgaaacagcaaaatctgtacattattccaaacgtttgatcaccagtgtgtgtgtgtgtgtgtatatatataattatataattgtttATGCATGttaagtatatttaaatattgtttgttttaattgtttattcaaATTAATGTATCAGTTGACATGACTATCAGTAGATTACCAGATGATGCTGATGATCTCAAAATTGTTAGATATTCAGCCTGGGCAACATCAGTCTTTTGtgaatcttttcatttctgtgtaTCAGTTTTGGCTGTGTATTGTGAACTGTCCTTGTCAAATGATTGATTGGAACAAAATAGATATTAATATACtgttaataaacagtatattctCATTCTCTTTTATTCGCTAGTCATTCAGCCCCAAGAAAAGAAGTTGGACGTGAATGTTTTCCAGAACAGATTACAGAAAATGTTCCAGTAAGTTCAGACTCGCACTATTGTGCTAACCTTAGCTGCAATGATTTTGACTAATTAAATTCTTTGTTCGCCGCACTCTGCAGAGATATGTTTGGAGAGGAGTGTGTCGACTTCAACGATAAGAACAGTCTTTGTGTAAGTGTAGATGGGAAGACGGCTTACATTAACCTGGAAACCAGAGTAAGTATCACACCCTGAAAGCTGCTAACcaaagaggtctataatacctggcgAAGAGCTATTCGTtatcattcatctcaatggcagttgcacAGTTGCCACATAACCCCCCGAAAGTATGCGATTTGAATCCCATCTATAATCAAGGGCACTCGATTTTGCGTCCAGGTCTTTTGAGCCAATCACGATCAAGTTCGTTTCATGTTTTTAAGAGCCCTAAAAAAACCTGTCACTGGAAAAACATCAACTGTAATATAATTGTAGGGCtttaatgattgtttagatcagtgttactatcagaaataattaataattatttctgtagttattaatcaatatttaaattaattaattgaatctaactcattaaaacctcatatggggctccagtaaatgtagtgcgctacgtttaggagcaagtttagttattagcaataattaataattatcaaagataattactaattattaaaataatagaacattgatgagaatcaatgtagctttttaatcctttaaaaaaaatcaacacatcaaagataatcattaattgttaacatcgatgaaacattaattaaaattaacactagcttattgatcatttaaattcaacaatcatcaaagataattatcaattatcaaaaatcaacagaatattaataaggattaacattgatggggcaccaccctggaattagggactaataaccaaatattaaaacagtctcaatattagattgtttttttcccgaaaatcgatattcttcggatgtcgattttcctaagaaaacaatgaatgaaagtttgaatccgagcactgacatcccgtcagcatgacacaggcgtatgcaaaacaaaccaaaacacttctctttgtaatataaacaaagtttatttatgcagtaatatcaatttataattaattcaatgcagtcaataaacttccgacttacaactacaaactaaacagtgatatgattagatatggaaa
The nucleotide sequence above comes from Myxocyprinus asiaticus isolate MX2 ecotype Aquarium Trade chromosome 25, UBuf_Myxa_2, whole genome shotgun sequence. Encoded proteins:
- the LOC127416489 gene encoding cleavage and polyadenylation specificity factor subunit 3-like, which codes for MAMKRKADASVPVEESDQLLIRPLGAGQEVGRSCIILEFKGRKIMLDCGIHPGLEGMDALPYIDLIDPAEIDLLLISHFHLDHCGALPWFLQKTSFKGRTFMTHATKAIYRWLLSDYVKVSNISADDMLYTETDLEESMDKIETINFHEVKEVAGIKFWCYHAGHVLGAAMFMIEIAGVKLLYTGDFSRQEDRHLMAAEIPSVKPDILITESTYGTHIHEKREEREARFCNTVHDIVNREGRCLIPVFALGRAQELLLILDEYWQNHPELHDIPIYYASSLAKKCMAVYQTYVNAMNDKIRKAININNPFVFKHISNLKSMDHFDDIGPSVVMASPGMMQSGLSRELFESWCTDKRNGVIIAGYCVEGTLAKHIMSEPEEITTMSGQKLPLKMSVDYISFSAHTDYQQTSEFIRALKPPHVILVHGEQNEMARLKAALIREYEDNDEVHIEVHNPRNTEAVTLNFRGEKLAKVMGSLADKKCSQGQRVSGILVKKNFNYHILSPSDLSNYTDLAMSTVKQTLAIPFTGPFPLLLSQLRHLTGDVEDIETAEKNTLRVFNSITLNHDSNMVVLEWVANPLNDMYADAVTTVVLEVQSNPKAQKVIQPQEKKLDVNVFQNRLQKMFQDMFGEECVDFNDKNSLCVSVDGKTAYINLETRNVEYEEASAEDDSLREMLELAVQRLYEAMNPTM